Part of the Rubritalea squalenifaciens DSM 18772 genome, GAGATGCTTGCATGAGCCATGCTAGTTAGAGTTCGAGCCGTTTGACGACTATTAATTGAAGTAAAAAAAACGGGACCCGTAGCTGGTCCCGTTGGTGAAATCGATATTTTGTTAGGAGACTTAGATCCTCTCGATGATGTCTTTCTTCGGGTAGCGGACCTTGGGGAGATCTGCGTACTTGTCGTCTTCGGAGCGGTAGCCGAGCGGGCAGGCCACCACGGTGCGGTAGGAGGTGTCCTCAAGGCCGAGGATGCGGTCGTACTCGGTGGGGACGATGCCTTCCATCGGGCAGGCGTCTACCTTGAGCATGGCCGCAGTAGCCATCAGCTGGCCGAGTGCGATGTAGACCTGGTGTTTGGACCAGAAAAGCAGCTGCTCATCGCTCATGCGGGAGATGAAGCCTTTCATCATGTCGTGGTAGCCCTGCAGGGCTTCACGGTCGCCGCCACGGGCATCGATGGTGTGCTGGAGGAGCTTCTCCAGTTCGTCATCGCTGACAGATGCGTGGGCGCAGAGTACGACGAGATGGGAGCAGTCGACCACCTGGCGTTGATTCCAGGAATAGTCTAGCAGTCTTTCCTTGGTAGCCTGGTCAGTGACTACGATGAATTTCCATGGCTGTAGACCGAAGG contains:
- a CDS encoding nitroreductase family protein; translation: MTTEELIQQLRWRYATKVFDPTKQIDDKTWDAIEDSLTLTPSSFGLQPWKFIVVTDQATKERLLDYSWNQRQVVDCSHLVVLCAHASVSDDELEKLLQHTIDARGGDREALQGYHDMMKGFISRMSDEQLLFWSKHQVYIALGQLMATAAMLKVDACPMEGIVPTEYDRILGLEDTSYRTVVACPLGYRSEDDKYADLPKVRYPKKDIIERI